Genomic segment of Streptomyces zhihengii:
CGGCCTCCGGCAGCGGGTTGCCCGCGGGCAGGAACGACGACGTCTTGTCGATCGTCGTGTTGTTCGAGCCGGCCAGGTCGGCGGAGCCGCCCCACAGCTCGGGCACGACCGCGCCCAGCGCCTGGAGGACCTTGCCGGAGGCGGCGCGGGTGGCCACACCCTTGCCCGTCTCGAACTCGGGGAGCTTCTCCTCCCAGCCGGCCGGCAGCTCGCCCGCGCGGATCCGGTCGAAGTCGGCGGCCCGCTCCGGGTTGGCCGTCCGCCACGCGGCGAACGACTTCTCCCACTCGCCGCGCACGTCGCGGCCCCGGTCCAGCGCGCCACGGGTGTGCGCGACGACCTCGTCGGAGACCTCGAAGTGCCGCTCCGGGTCGAAGCCCAGGACGCGCTTGGTGGCCGCGACCTCCTCGTCGCCCAGCGCCGAGCCGTGCGCGGCCTCGGTGTTCTGCGCGTTCGGGGCGGGCCAGGCGATGATCGAGCGCATCGCGATGAACGACGGGCGCCCGGTCTCGGCCTTGGCGGCCTCGATCGCCGCGTGCAGCGCGGCCGGGTCCAGGTCGCCGTTCTCCTTGGGCTGCACCCGCTGCACGTGCCAGCCGTAGGCCTCGTAGCGCTGGAGGGTGTCCTCGGAGACCGCGGTCTCGGTGTCGCCCTCGATCGAGATGTGGTTGTCGTCCCACAGCAGGACCAGGTTGCCGAGCTTCTGGTGGCCGGCGAGCGAGGACGCCTCGGCGGAGATGCCCTCCTGGAGGCAGCCGTCACCGGCGATCACGAAGACGTGGTGGTCGAACGGCGAGGTGCCGGGGGCCGCCTCGGGGTCGAACAGACCGCGCTCGTAGCGGGCGGCCATGGCCATGCCCACGGCGTTGGCGACACCCTGGCCGAGCGGGCCGGTCGTCGTCTCGACGCCCGTCGTGTGCCCGTACTCGGGGTGCCCGGGGGTCTTGCTGCCCCAGGTGCGGAACGCCTTGAGGTCGTCCAGCTCCAGGCCGAAACCGGCCAGGTAGAGCTGGGTGTAGAGGGTCAGCGAGGAGTGGCCCGCGGACAGCACGAAGCGGTCGCGCCCCGTCCAGTCGGCGTCCGCCGGGTCGTGCCGCATCACCTTCTGGAAGAGGGTGTAGGCGGCCGGCGCCAGGCTCATGGCCGTACCCGGATGGCCGTTGCCGACCTTCTGTACGGCGTCCATGGCCAGGACGCGGGCGGTGTCGACCGCTCGGTCGTCCAGTGCGGTCCACTCGAGGTCTGTGGTGGTCGGCTTGGTGCTCACCCTGAGTCAGGGCTCCTCTCCACATGTCGAATCCCGGTGACGAGGGGTGTACCGGGCGCTGCCGAGCCTACCCTCGCAAAGGTGCCCGTCCTTTCGAGCGGGCGTCATATCGGTGGCCCGGTTCTTGCGATCGCCGCGACCCGGGGGAACCCTCCGGGGGTGTTACGGGGCCCCGTCGGGGCACCCGGCCGCGGACACTGCCAGCGTGCCGCCGCGGGACCCGTTCCGCCTCCCGGGCCCCCGGCCGTCCGGGGCCGCCGGCGGAACGCCGGTGCGCACGTATATACGGACGGCTTCCCCTGACGGCTCAACACGAGCCGACCCCCGCGAAGATCGGCGTCCGGGCAACGTCTAGAGTGGCGTGGTACGCGCAAGTCCTCACCGGGTTCTCACAGCTCCCCAGCCCTTCGGGCATGGGAGAGCGCCCGCCGGGCTTGCTGGGATTTCTCTGTCAGGGGTGTGCGTGACGGCCGTCGAGTCCCGACCCGCAGGGGTCGTCTTGGCTTCCGGCCCGGGGGGCCGTCGGCCGTTCGGGGCCCGCGTCAGGGCGTTCGTGGCGCTGACGAAGCCGCGGATCATCGAGCTGCTGCTGATCACCACCGTGCCGGTGATGTTCCTGGCCGAGCAGGGTGTGCCCGACCTCTGGCTGGTGGTCACGACCTGCGTCGGCGGATACCTCTCCGCCGGTGGCGCCAACGCGCTCAACATGTACATCGACCGCGACATCGACGCGCTGATGGACCGCACGGCGCAGCGCCCGCTGGTCACCGGCATGGTCTCGCCGCGCGAGGGGCTGGTCTTCGGCCTCGTCCTCGCGGTCGTGTCCACGCTCTGGTTCGGCCTGCTGGTCAACTGGCTCTCCGCGGCCCTCGCGCTCGGCGCGCTGCTGTTCTACGTCGTCGTCTACACGATGCTCCTCAAGCGCCGCACGGCGCAGAACATCGTCTGGGGCGGCATCGCGGGCTGCATGCCGGTGCTCATCGGCTGGTCCGCGGTGACGAACTCGATGTCGTGGGCCGCCGTCATCCTCTTCCTCGTCATCTTCTTCTGGACGCCGCCGCACTACTGGCCGCTGTCGATGAAGGTGAAGGAGGACTACGCCCGCGTCGGTGTGCCGATGCTGCCCGTCGTCGCCGGCAACACGGTCGTCGCCCGCCAGATCGTCCTCTACAGCTGGGTGATGGTGGCCGTCTCGCTGCTGCTGACCCCGCTCGGCTACACCGGCTGGTTCTACACGGCCGTGGCCCTCGCCGCAGGCGGCTGGTGGCTCTGGGAGGCGCACGCGCTCCAGAGCCGCGCCCGGAGCGGCGCGACCGGGGCGAAGCTGAAGGAGATGCGGCTGTTCCACTGGTCCATCACCTATGTCTCGCTGCTCTTCGTCGCCGTCGCGGTGGACCCCTTCCTGCGCTGAGCGGCAGCCGGGAGGGTGGCTCATGCCACCCGCCCCCGCCGTGGCCAGGGCCACTACCCGCCGGTAGCATCCTGGCCATGGCAGACACCCAGGTTGAGACGAGCGCGCACGAGGCCGAGCCGGACGCGAAGGCGGCGCGCAAGGCGGCGAAGCTCGCCAAGCAGATCCAGGCGTTCTCCGCGGCACACGGCGGTGCCGAGGGCCAGCTCGCGTACCTCGGCCAGATGGGCACCCGCATCGTCCTCGTCGGCGAGGACGGCGGCTGGGGCGACCTCGTCGCGCCGAGCCACGCCGTCGCCGTCAGCGCCGCCGAGAAGTCCGGGATCACCCTCCACGAGTCCTTCGACGGCGACTTCGCCGCCAAGGTCCGCACCGGCCCCTACGAGTGGACCCGCATGGCGGGCATCCAGGTCGGCGGCCCGTCCAACGGCTGAGCAACACCTCGCACCGGGGTCGCCCGTCAGGTCCTGTGGAAGCACGGTCCTGGACAGGGAGCTCCCGATGATCGACGCCGCGTCCTCGGTGCGTCTGGTCGACCAGTACTGCCACGGGGTGCTCCGCACGGAACTGGAACTGGGCCTCGGCACCTTCGAGGCCCGGACCGACCCCTCCCCGGGGCCGCCGGCGGCCGGCACCACCCTCTTCGACACCCGGACCGGCTTCGCCGTCAGGCGCTGGTGCCCTCCGCTGCTCGGTCTCGAAGCCCACTGCCCGCCCGCCCGCTAGCTGGCCCGCCGACGCGAGCTGGGTGCGGTCGAGGCGGGCAGACGGCTGCTCAGGGGCACCGGCATCGACGCCTACCTCGTCGACACCGGGCTGCCGGGCGACCTCGCGGGGCCCGGCGAGCTCGCGGCCGCGGGCGCCGCCGACGCCCGCGAGATCGTCCGCCTCGAACTCCTCGCCGAGCAGGCCGCCGACATCGGCCCGGCGCTCGCGCGCACCGGGGCGCGGGCGGCCGGGGCGCCGGCGCAGACGCTGGAGCCGGCGCCCTTCGGCAAGCTGCTGTTCTCCAGCGGGGCGCGCGGTCTGCCGGAGTCCCATGTGGTGGGCGCCGGAGTCTTCCGCGAGGCGGTGAGCCGGGTGCTCGGCGGCCGGGTCGGCGACGGGGCCTGGTCCCGGGCGGACGCCGAACGCGTCACGGGCATGCTCGCCTCGGGGAACGCGCGGCGGGTGTACGGCCTGCCCGGCCCCTGAAGGGCCGGGCGCGGCCGGAGATCAGACGGCCGAGAGGGCGTCCGCGGGACGGCCGGGGGAGGGGACCTCGACCACGGGCCGCTCGCGCAGGCTCAGGGCGAGACGGACCACGGCGATCCACATCAGCGCCGAGCCGAACATGTGCACGCCCACCAGGATCTCCGGGACGTGGGTGAAGTACTGCACGTAGCCGATCACGCCCTGCGCCAGCACCACCAGCAGCAGGTCCCGGGCGCGGGCCCGGGTGTCGTCCGGGGCGTCCACCACCCGGAGCACCAGCCACATGGCCACGGCCAGCGCGCAGACCACCCAGGCGGCGATGGCGTGGATGTGCGCGGCGGCGGTCCAGTCCCACGGCATCCGCGCCACGTCGCTGCTGTCGCCCGCGTGCTTGCCCGACCCCGTCACCGAGGTGCCCAGCACGATCAGCAGGGCGGTGACGCCGACGATCGCCCAGGACAGCCGGCGCACCGGGCGCGGCACCCGCGGGCGCGGCGCCCCGTCGCCCTCGCCGGTGCGCACCCAGGTGACCGTCGCCACCGTCAGCAGACCGGTCGCCAGCAGGAAGTGCCCGGCCACGCTCCAGGGGTTGAGCCCCGCCCAGACGGTGATCCCGCCGATCACGGCGTTGGCGCACACGATCCAGAACTGCAGCCAGGTCAGCCGGCCGAGCCCCCGGCGGCGCGGCTTGGTGGCGCGCACCGCGATGATCGCCCAGCCGACGGCCGCGGAGAGCACGTACGTCAGCATCCGGTTGCCGAACTCGATCGCGCCGTGGAGGCCCTGCTCGGGCGTCGCGAACAGGCTGTCGTCCGTGCACTTGGGCCAGGTGTCGCAGCCGAGGCCGGAACCGGTCAGCCGGACGGCGCCGCCCGTGACGATGATGAGCACGCTCATCAGGACGGCGGAGAGCGCCGCCCGCCGCAGGATCCGGGGCGACGGGGTCCAGCGCTGGGCGATGTAGGCGAGGGGGGTCTGCACGGGCCCTATCGTAGGCGGGGGCTTGTGCATCCGTTCACGAGGGG
This window contains:
- a CDS encoding heme o synthase — its product is MTAVESRPAGVVLASGPGGRRPFGARVRAFVALTKPRIIELLLITTVPVMFLAEQGVPDLWLVVTTCVGGYLSAGGANALNMYIDRDIDALMDRTAQRPLVTGMVSPREGLVFGLVLAVVSTLWFGLLVNWLSAALALGALLFYVVVYTMLLKRRTAQNIVWGGIAGCMPVLIGWSAVTNSMSWAAVILFLVIFFWTPPHYWPLSMKVKEDYARVGVPMLPVVAGNTVVARQIVLYSWVMVAVSLLLTPLGYTGWFYTAVALAAGGWWLWEAHALQSRARSGATGAKLKEMRLFHWSITYVSLLFVAVAVDPFLR
- a CDS encoding COX15/CtaA family protein; this translates as MHKPPPTIGPVQTPLAYIAQRWTPSPRILRRAALSAVLMSVLIIVTGGAVRLTGSGLGCDTWPKCTDDSLFATPEQGLHGAIEFGNRMLTYVLSAAVGWAIIAVRATKPRRRGLGRLTWLQFWIVCANAVIGGITVWAGLNPWSVAGHFLLATGLLTVATVTWVRTGEGDGAPRPRVPRPVRRLSWAIVGVTALLIVLGTSVTGSGKHAGDSSDVARMPWDWTAAAHIHAIAAWVVCALAVAMWLVLRVVDAPDDTRARARDLLLVVLAQGVIGYVQYFTHVPEILVGVHMFGSALMWIAVVRLALSLRERPVVEVPSPGRPADALSAV
- the tkt gene encoding transketolase gives rise to the protein MSTKPTTTDLEWTALDDRAVDTARVLAMDAVQKVGNGHPGTAMSLAPAAYTLFQKVMRHDPADADWTGRDRFVLSAGHSSLTLYTQLYLAGFGLELDDLKAFRTWGSKTPGHPEYGHTTGVETTTGPLGQGVANAVGMAMAARYERGLFDPEAAPGTSPFDHHVFVIAGDGCLQEGISAEASSLAGHQKLGNLVLLWDDNHISIEGDTETAVSEDTLQRYEAYGWHVQRVQPKENGDLDPAALHAAIEAAKAETGRPSFIAMRSIIAWPAPNAQNTEAAHGSALGDEEVAATKRVLGFDPERHFEVSDEVVAHTRGALDRGRDVRGEWEKSFAAWRTANPERAADFDRIRAGELPAGWEEKLPEFETGKGVATRAASGKVLQALGAVVPELWGGSADLAGSNNTTIDKTSSFLPAGNPLPEADPYGRTVHFGIREHAMAAVMNGITLHGNTRVFGGTFLVFSDYMRNAVRLSALMHLPVTYVWTHDSIGLGEDGPTHQPVEHLASLRAIPGLNVVRPADANETAIAWREILRRWTKEFGVGAPHGLALTRQGVPTYERNEDAAKGGYVLFEAEGGAPEVVLIGTGSEVQLAVEAREQLQAAGVPTRVVSMPSVEWFEEQEQGYRESVLPPSVRARVAVEAGVGLTWHRYVGDAGRIVSLEHFGASADAKVLFREFGFTADAVAAAARESIEAAAR